GAGAATTTGAAGGTTATTGTAGAGATCTCTTGCACAACTTCTCCAAACCATTTGATTGCTGTGAGAAAAGCTTATTGTTCTCTCTTTGACTCATCTCTTGAAGAGCACATTGCTTCTTCTCTGCCTTTTCCTCTTGCAAAggttattcctttttttttcgaaattggattcaaagtttggttttgtttaggtGCCCTCATGAGGAAAGCTCAAATTTTGATGGGTTTTGATTTGTATGTAAACTACAGTTTTTGGTGACGTTGGCAAGTTCATTCAGATATGGCAAAGATAAGACTGATGCAGAAGTAGCTACTATTGAGGCGGCTATGCTACGTGAAGCGATAGAGAAGAAGCAATTAGATCATGATCATGTTCTGTACATATTGGGAACCCGTAGTGTCTACCAGCTCAGAGAGACTTTTGCTGCTTACAAGCAGAGTTATGGGAACACATTTGATAAGGTTCAGATTCATGGTTTGGTGGTAGCTTTGTTCTcgtatgtgttttgttttcttggatatttacatgtttgtgttttgtatgGACAGGATGTTGATGGATGTCCGGGAGATGCTGATTTGAGAAGTCTATTACAGGTGGCAATCTTTTGTATTAATACTCCTGAGAAACACTTTGCAAAGGTGCTAGCTATTACATTGAGCGAGATTAGATTCAAAATGATGGCGGTTTGTTCCTCaagtttgtgtttgttgtttggcAGGTTGTAAGAGATTCCATTGAGGGTTTTGGAACAGATGAGGATTCATTGACGAGAGCGATTGTGACGCGTGCAGAGATTGATATGATGAAAGTAAGAGGAGAGTATTTCAACATGTACAACACAAGCATGGATAATGCTATCATTGGTGACATTTCTGGAAATTACAAGGACTTCCTCATCACCTTACTTGGATCCAAAATCTGATCTATTCagttttttatattctttggcTTGTGACTTGTataatcaaatgcattgtatcCCAACTCcagtttaaattattttaaaaaataatcaaaaaaaattctcttgattcttgaacttttaaaatcaaattaagtcTACGTTTAgtattgtttttgtaataattaactaaaaaccaaacGAGTCACACATAGAGATGATCCACCTCTGCTCTGCTTCATTTTTACCTTGACTTGTAAACTGAGCTCAACTTTGTTTTCAAGACAaacttgtgttttcttttcacACAATTTATCTCTACTATATTACTTCCAAAAAGTACATTTTAGTAACATGACATGTTTTTGACAAATATGAAATACTACATCAAATTGCCATTAtagttagttaaaaaaatattaaaacatcatTAAAGGTAGTTTAGACATTTAAATAGATTACAAATTTATAACATTACAAATTAATACTTCCTAATCAACATATACTGTACATAACCATATGCAATCTCTTAGATACATCattatatgaaatatttgtttaacaTGTTAGACTTTGTAAATATTCTTCTAATAACATATACAACTCATGTTTGTATTTGGTTAATATACCATGttgattttagaaaaaagttACATGATTTATTCTTATATTTCTCAAATTCTATTCATAaaatctcaaacttttttttgtaaaaatgtcaataactaatttattcaattttaaaaacaaaaatacattattaatttcaaaaaataaataaaacaatccaaattttaaaataaaacaatccaaattttaaaataaaacaatccaaatcaataaataaaacaatccaaattttaacaaagatgagtgaatcaatgttgattaataaattaaaagaaaataatattcggaatttttaaatttagaggtgttatcaaagaacaaaaacactttcaaagtcaatttaaaatatatatatatatatatatatatatatatatatatatatatatatatataaagaggtgtgaaaaaAAATGTGCGTGACAAACAAGTGCGAACAATGAAAGCTgggagtacgacgaagaaacacaattgttggatcaaaacattgcaacttttgagattattaacaaatctaaacagttagatgagataataaaaacaatctcatctgttatatttaaattgactcctaaaagtgggtttgctataatatataaacatataaatctatagAAATCATAATCAGTTACCTagattaatacttggaagagatgattgATGCGGTATAAATagaaaacgacaccaaacaaaagttagatgatgaaatcaataaataaaataatttgaattttaacgAAGACAagtgaatcaatgttgattaataaattgaaagagaatttttaaaacttggaggtgtgaaacaatactaaaaaaacaaaaactcttttcaaagttcataaatatatgtatatatatatataaataaagaggtgtgaaaacgaataggtgtgaaataaaaaagtgtaaaacaaaaaggtgcgaaaattaacaagtgcaaacattgaaagctaggggttcgacgaagaaacacaattgttagatCAAtacattgcaacttttgagatcaataacaaatctaaattgTTAGATGAGAcaataaaaacaatctcatccgtCAGATTTAAAATGACcttaaaagtgggtttgctattatatataaaaattaaaaaaataacactccaataaatcaattctttgattttatttgttaacttgtaagtttaaaattaaaataatactcataaaacaataaaatcgaataatagtccataaaaatctatatataataaacaaagaggtgtaaaatacataaaacataGAGGTGTTAAAAagaaaggtgtaaaaattaataggtgcgGGTTTTGAAATATGGGgatacgacgaagaaacacgattATTGTTAAAAACACGATCTTTAATAATtctaaaccgttagatgagataatataaataatCTCATACATTAGATTAAATTTGAGCCCCAAAAATGGgtttattataaataaagcaataagaaaaagaataaaataaactttgtaTGCTTCAAGGTTTATGTCTTTATAGATCATTAATGTTATATTCTTTCTGAACTATACGAccacacatataaaaattaataggtgcgatttttgaaagatgtgGGTGCGATGAAAAGACATGAttatttgaaggaaaaaacTTGCAATtgttgagatcattaataattttaaaccgttatATGGAATAAtagaactaatctcatccgttaaattttaattgacagaaaaagtgggtttgctattatatgtagacttgtaagttttaaaaatactcagaaaacaataaattcgaaacttgtttttgtaatctataaaagtttatatataataaacaaagagatgtaaaatataaacgtgtaaaacatagaggtgtgaaacaagAAGGTACAAAgattaataggtgcgatttttgaaagatggggatatgacgaaaagatgcaaaaattaatagatacgatttttgaaagatgggagTGCGACAAAGAGACACgattatttgaaagaaaaaaacttgtaactattggaatcattaataattataaactgttaaataaaataataaaactaatctTATATGTTGGATAAAAATTGACACAAAAAAtaggtttgctattatatatagattttttaaacaaaaaacatcgTAAGAGTCAAATTACGactgaataatatatattcaaacaaaattccgagtgaatatttatatttagtttcgtacatttatttggttaaaatgcataattttatatttaaaacatgatattttgtattttattttttgtaattgataaattaaaattttaatagatttttacttttttttttttttttttactgtaggGGTTAGAAGAAAGATTCCTTTTCCTTACTTTTCGTCccgaatatatataaaaaaaaaagaagaagaagaaggtctaGGAATCGTGAAGAGTTCTTTAGAAATTTCTTTTTGGCTAGAATTGGTCTACGAGAATTGGTGAGTGCTTCGTTCCTTTCGAAATTTGCGTTTGATTATATAATACCGAAGTGTTCTTTCTCATGTAAGTCTCGTGTTCTGATGTcgaatttttaggttttacggGACGAATTTGATTTGTAATTGATGATTCGttgatttttgtggttttgggtAGCTGGAATTAGGAGGAATCAAGGTGAATTTTTTGAAGCCTGAGTTTTGATCTTTAAACTCCGTGTTAAGAGTGTATTTTTGCCAAATTGTTTCAGCCGAGATGGAATCGACCTCT
The sequence above is drawn from the Camelina sativa cultivar DH55 chromosome 4, Cs, whole genome shotgun sequence genome and encodes:
- the LOC104782323 gene encoding annexin D3-like isoform X2 translates to MATIRVPDQVPSPAQDSETLNQAFRGWGTDEKAVIRVLGQRNESQRRKIRESYREVYGKDLINDLSSELSGDFMKAVVSWVYDPAERDARLVNKILNKEKKRKKGVVENLKVIVEISCTTSPNHLIAVRKAYCSLFDSSLEEHIASSLPFPLAKFLVTLASSFRYGKDKTDAEVATIEAAMLREAIEKKQLDHDHVLYILGTRSVYQLRETFAAYKQSYGNTFDKDVDGCPGDADLRSLLQVVRDSIEGFGTDEDSLTRAIVTRAEIDMMKVRGEYFNMYNTSMDNAIIGDISGNYKDFLITLLGSKI
- the LOC104782323 gene encoding annexin D3-like isoform X1, with product MATIRVPDQVPSPAQDSETLNQAFRGWGTDEKAVIRVLGQRNESQRRKIRESYREVYGKDLINDLSSELSGDFMKAVVSWVYDPAERDARLVNKILNKEKKRKKGVVENLKVIVEISCTTSPNHLIAVRKAYCSLFDSSLEEHIASSLPFPLAKFLVTLASSFRYGKDKTDAEVATIEAAMLREAIEKKQLDHDHVLYILGTRSVYQLRETFAAYKQSYGNTFDKDVDGCPGDADLRSLLQVAIFCINTPEKHFAKVVRDSIEGFGTDEDSLTRAIVTRAEIDMMKVRGEYFNMYNTSMDNAIIGDISGNYKDFLITLLGSKI